From Micromonospora auratinigra:
CATGGCGGCGGTGGGGGCCTCGCCGAGCAGCGCGGCCGCTGCCTCGCCGTCGATGATCTCCCCGGTCACCCGCAGCCCGGGGGCGGCGGCCTCCGCCCGTGCCACGGCGGCGGCGACCAGCTCCTCGGCCTGGTGCCGCAGGCCGCCGCCGGGTGGCCCCCCGGAGAGCTGTTCGGTGGGTACGCGCAGCAGCGGCCAGATGAACCCGTGCACCACCCGCAGCGGTCGGTGCCGGCGGGCCGCCTCGCCCGCCGCCAGGTCGACGGCCCGCAGCGCCTGCTCCGAGCCGTCCACCCCGACCACCACCGCCGCGCCGTTCGCCGAGTTCACCCCGTACCTCCCTGACCGCCGCCCGCCCGCGGCCAGTATCGCGGCCGGCGGACCCCGGCCGGGGCGATACCGCCGCAGCCCACCCGTCGGTACGCTGGCGTGCATCGCCCGAGCAAGGGAGCCTCGTCGATGGCCGAGCCCGACCAGCCGAGCACCGCCCGCATGATCGACTTCTGGCTCGGCGGCGGGCACCACTTCCCGGTGGACGTCGCCGCGGCCCGGGCGTTCGAGGGGGCGTACGGGCCCTGCGCGGCGATCTTCCGGTCGCTGCGCGACTTCCTCGGCCGGGCGGTCCGCGCGATCGCCGACGACGGGGTGGACGGCTTCCTGGTCTTCGGCGCCGGGGTGCCCACCCGGGGCAACGTGCACGAGGTGGCCCCGGAGGCGACCGTCCTCTACACCGACGTCGACCCGGTGACCATCCGGCTCGGCCAGCGGCTGCTCGCCGACAGCGACCGGGCCGGCTACGGCTTCGGCGACGCCACCGACATCGGCACGATCGACCCGGCGCAGCTGCACCGGTTCGTGCCGGGGTGGGGGAGGAGGCCGGTCGGTGTGGTCTTCCTCGGGCTGGCCGCGTTCCTCGACGATGCCACCCTGGCCCGCACCCTCGACGAGCTGTACGAGGCGGTCGCCCCGGGCAGCGTCCTCGCCGTCGACTTCGACAGCGAGGAACTGGCCGCGCACCCGCAGGCGCTGGCGATGATGGGGCCGGCGTTCCGGATGCGCGCGCCGGCGGCGTTCGCGCCACTGCTGGGTCGCTGGCAGCCGACCGACGACGGCATCGTGCCGGTGGCCCGGTGGCGCGCCGAGGGCCCGCCGGAGCCCGTCCCGGACGCCTTCCTCGGTGGCATCGCCCGCAAGCCGGCGCCCTGACCGGGTGCCGCCTCAGGTCGGGTTCGCGCAGCTCAGGGCCGGCGAGCGGGCTACCGGTGGCGACGGTCGGAGCCGGGGCGTCGGGATGTCGGCCGCCCTCCGTATGATGCTTGCTCCACAGCAATAGTCGGCTTCGGAGGATCAGCATGCCGCACCGGCCCGGACAGGTGGCCCGCGCACTGCGCGCGGCCCCGCCCGACCAGTTGGCGGAGGCCGCCGACCAGGCTCTCCGTCTGGCGCTCGGGGCGTCCCGGACCGAGGTCTTCATCGCCGACTACCGCTTCACCGGCCTGTGGCCGGTGCTCGACCCCGAGCGGCGCGAGGGCGGCCCGCTCGCCGGTCAGGGCGGGGCGCAGCGCTGTTTCAGCAGCCAGCAGCCGGTGCTCGACACCGACGATGACGGCCACTGCCGCGCCTACCTGCCGCTGTCGGTGTGGGGCGAGCGGCTGGGGGTGCTGCTGGTCGAGCTGCCGCAGACCCCGGCGGGCAGCACGGTGGAGGCGGCCCGGGACGTGGCCGGTGACCTGGCGGTCGCGCTGCGCGCCGCCGACCGGGAGACCGACCGCTACCGCCGGGCGCGCCGCCGGGAGCGGCTCAGCATGGCCGCCGAGATGCAGTGGGACCTGCTGCCCGGGCGCAGCGTCCGGCACGGCGACGTGGTGCTGGCCGGTCAGCTCGAACCGGCCTACACCGTCGGCGGCGACCACTTCGACTGGTCGCTCGACGGGGACCGGCTCACCGTGACGGTGCTCAACGGCGCCGGCAGCGGGCTGGCCGCGTCCCTGCTGACCGCGGTCACGGTGAACGCGATGCGCAACGCCCGGCGCTCGGGCGGGAGCCTGGTCGAGCAGGCCGAGCTGGCTTCGGACACCATCTTCTACCAGCACCGCGGGGCGCGGCACGTGGCCACGCTGCTGCTCGAGTTGGACTGCCGGCGCGGGGTGGTGCGGGCGGTGGACGCCGGCTCGCCGCACCTGATCCGGCTGCGGGGCGGGTCGGCCGAGCGGATCGGCCTGGAGCAGCAGTTGCCGCTGGGCATGTTCGCCGAGACCCGGTACGACGTGCAGGAGTTCACCGTGGAGCCCGGGGACCGACTGTTCGCGGTCAGTGACGGGGTGTACGCGGCGCAGCCCGACGGCCAGGAGCCGTACGGGGAAAAGGCCATGGCGCGGGCGATGCGGTCCACTCGGCTGCAGCCGGCCACCGAGGCAGTTGGTACGGTGATGCGCGAACTGCACGCGTACCACGTCGACGCGGATCTCCACGACGACGCGGTCGTCGTCTGCCTGGACTGGCGCGGTTCCAGCCCGGCGCACGACGAGGGCGGGCGGTAACCGGACGGCGGGGAACACGAGCGGGACGATCGCAGGGGACAGCGGGTGGAGCGACCTCCTAATCTCGCCGCAGCCATTGACGCGGCTGCCGAGGCGCTCGTCGGTGTGCTCGACTCCGCCACCGCCCGGCACGTCACCGTCTCCCCGACGCAGCTGCGCGTGCTCTCGCTGATCATGGCTCATCCGCAGAGCAACGTGAACCGGCTGGCCGAGCTGTTGGACGTGGTGCCGTCCTCGGCGAGCCGGCTCTGCGACCGCCTGGAGGCGGTCGGCCTGTTGCGGCGGGTGGTGGATCCGCGCGACCGGCGCGAGGTGCGGCTGGTCCCCACGGCGGGGGCGGAGACCCTGCTGCGGGAGCTGAAGGAGCGGCGGCACCAGGCGGTGCAGGCCGTGCTCGACCGGATGCCCAACCGGGTGCAGCACGAGTTGCTGCTGGCCCTGCTGGCGTTCAGCCAGGCGGCGTCGACGGGCGCCCCGGTCGACTCCGACACCACCGCCCGCACGGCCTGACCAGCGACCCACCCGACCGCGTTCCGCTACTCAGCTAGTGTCCTAGGATGCCTCACGGGTAGTGCGACGCGGCACACACCCACAGGCGACGCCACCAGGGCCACGGGCACCGGGGCGGGCGGGAAGCGCCCGATATAGTGGCAGCGCAACGTGGCCGGCTCATGATCGACGCGATCAGGGCCGTGTCGGGGGAGGTCCCAGCCCGGGACTGCACAGGGCGCCGGCGTCGACCGGCCGGCAACGCGCACGAACCTGGAGGAGCGGCCCGTCAACGGCCGGTCGCCGGAGCGTGCCGCGAAGGGAGGTTCGGTGTCGCGTCGGCCGGCTCCGTCGGAGCACCCGGCTCCGGGCGGTACGACGGCGGTCGTGGGGGACCGTGTCCTCACCCTGCCCAACCTGATCAGCTTCGTGCGTCTCGTCGGCGTACCGCTCTTCCTCTATCTCTTCCTGGTCGTCAAGGCCGATGTCGCGGCCATCGTGGTGCTGGCCATCGGCGGCACCAGCGACTGGGTGGACGGCTGGATCGCGCGCCGGATGCACCAGGTCAGCCGCCTCGGCGAGCTGCTCGACCCGCTCGCCGACCGGCTCTACATCCTGGCCACCCTGCTGGCGTTCACCGCCCGCGAGGTGGTGCCCTGGCAGTTCACCGCGGCGCTGCTGGCCCGCGAGTTGCTGCTGCTCGGCTCGCTGGGGGTGCTGCGCCGGTACGGGTACGGCCCGCCGCCGGTGCACTACGTGGGCAAGACGGCGACCTTCCTGCTGCTGGCCGCGTTCCCGATCCTGCTGCTGGCCGCCGCGGCGCCGGGCGCGGCCACCGTGGCGGGCGCGATCGGCTGGGGCCTGGCCTGGTGGGGTCTGGTGCTCTACTGGGTCGCCGGGGCGATGTACGTGGTGCAGGCGTACCGGCTGGTGAAGGCGATGCGGGCGCGCCGGGCCGGGGGTGCGGCGTGAGCGCGCCGGGCCGGGAGCAGCGGGACCCGTCGGCGCGGGTGTTCGCGCCGGACTTCCTGACCGAGTTGTTCCGCAACCCGTTGGATCCGGGGTACGCCGACGCGGCGGCCCGGCGCCGGCGGGAGCCGCCGTCGGCGGCGCGGCGGCTGTTGGCGCGGCCGGTGGGCCTGGTGGTGGTCGTGGTGATCGGGTTCCTGTTCGCGGTGGCGTACCGGGAGACGATGGCCGAGGAGCCGGGTCGGGCGAAGGCGCGGGCCGGGCTGGTCACCGAGATCAAGCAGCGTGAGGCCGAGACGGACCGGTTGACCGCGCGGGCGGACCAGTTGCGCGAAGAGGTGAACCGGGAGCGGGACGCGGCGCTGAGCGGTTCGCAGGCGTACCGGCTGCGCAACCTGGAGGCGGGTACCGGGTTGGCGCGGGTGCGCGGTGACGGTGTGGTGGTGCGGTTGGCCGACGCGCAGGGTGACAAGGACGCGGTGACGGGGGCCGACGCCGGTCCGGACCACGTGCTGTACTCGGACCTGCAGAAGGTGGCGAACGCGTTGTGGGCGGCGGGCGCGGAGGCGGTGGCGGTCAACGGGCAACGGCTGACGGCGACGTCGACGATCCGGTCGGCGGGTGAGGCGATCCTGGTGGACTACCGGCCGGTGACGAGCCCGTACGAGGTGTCGGCGATCGGGCCGGGGTCGATGCGGGACAAGTTCGACGGTAGCCGCGCGGCGAGTCTGATGCGTGAGGTGGCGCGGTCGACGGGGTTGTCCTTCGGGGTCAAGGACGCGGAGGGGCTCACGTTGCCGGCCGCGCCGCAGCCACGGCTACGCTACGCCGAGTCCCCGGTCAGTCCGAGCCCGTCGCCGGGTTCGGGTGTGGTGGGTTCGTCCAGTCCCCGGCCGTCCGGTTCGGGGGTTTCTCCCAGTCCCTCCGGAGGTGGCCGATGATCGCGGTGCTGGCGTTGCTCGCCGGTGTGGTGCTCGGGGTGTATCTGGACCCGACGGTGCCCGCGGCGTTGCAGCCGTACCTGCCGATCGCGGTGGTGGCGGCGCTCGACGCGGTGTTCGGTGGGGTGCGGGCGAAGTTGGACCGGATCTTCGACGACAAGCAGTTCGTGGTGTCGTTCATCTCGAACGTGCTGGTGGCGGGTCTGATCGTGTACCTGGGGGATCAGCTCGGGGTGGGTGGTCAGTTGTCCACCGGTGTGGTGGTCGTGCTGGGTGTGCGCATCTTCGGCAATGTGGCGGCGATCCGTCGGCACCTGTTCCGGGCGTAGGTGTGGTGGCGATGAGCGAGGAGCACAGCGAGACGGGTACGGGGTGGCCGGTGCCGGCGGGACCGGGTCGGCCGTCGGGTCCGGCGGGTGAGCCGGATCCGCGCCCGGACGCGCCGGATCCGGACGAGGTGAGCCCGTTGGCGCCCTCCGAGCCCGTGGTGGAGCCGGTGGTCGAGCCTGCGGAGCCGGGTGTGGGTGAGCCGCAGGTGCCGCCGGTGGAGGAGTCGGCGGGGTCGGCTCCGGTGGGGCGGCGGTTGACGTCGGCGGGCGCGATGATCGCGGTGTTGTTGGCGTTGCTGGGGTTCACGTTGGTGGTGCAGTTGAAGACGACGTCGACGGATCCGACGCTCGCGGCGACGCGGGAGGAGGATCTGGTGCGGATCTCGTCGGATCTGGATTCGCGGGAGCGCCGGTTGCGGCAGGACATCGAGGCGTTGGAGGAGAGCCAGCGTCAGTTGCGTTCGGGTGAGCAGGGTCGGCAGGCGGCGTTGGAGGAGGCGACGCGGCGGGCGGACGAGTTGGGCATCCTGGCGGGGACGTTGCCGGCGGTGGGTCCGGGGCTGACGGTGCGGTTCGAGGGTCCGGCGAAGGCGGTGTCGTCGGTGCGGATCCTGGACGCGGTGCAGGAGTTGCGGGGCGCGGGCGCGGAGGCGATGCAGATCGCCGGGGCGGACGGTGCGGCGGTGCGGATCATCGCGTCGACGTATTTCGTGGACGCCGAGGGTGGTGGTCTGGTGGTGGACGGGAAGCGGTTGGCGGGTCCGTTCACGATCACGGTGATCGGTGACCCGGCGACGATGCGTACGGCGTTGAACATTCCGGGCGGGGTGGTCGCGGCGGTGCGGGACGACGGCGGTAACGTGACGCCCGAGGATCGTGAGGTTGTGGAGGTTTCGCAGCTGCACGCGCCGATCAAGCTGGATCACGCCCGGCCGGTTTCCTGACCGGTCGCGGCGGCGCCGGTGTGTCTCCGGTGCCTCGATGGATGAAGGACGCAGCTGGTGATTCCTGAGGATCTGCGGTATACCGCCGAGCACGAGTGGGTGGCCGGTGGTGGCGGCGCGGCCGTCCGGATCGGTATCACGCACTTCGCGCAGGATGCGTTGGGTGACATCGTGTTCGTCCAGTTGCCGGACGAGGGTGCGGTGGTGGCGGCGGGTGAGTCGCTGGGTGAGATCGAGTCGACGAAGAGCGTGTCGGAGATCTACGCGCCGGTGAGTGGGACGGTGGCGGCGCGTAACGCGGCGTTGGCGGACACTCCTGAGCTGATCAACACGGATCCGTACGGTGCCGGGTGGCTGGTGGAGATCACGCCGGAGGATCCGGGTGCGGTCGAGGGTCTGTTGACCGCCGAGGCGTACCGCGAGCTCACTGAGAGCTGAGTTGTCGTGCCGGTCGGCGGGATCTTGTTCCGCGCGTCCGGTTGCCCTGCTTTTCGGCGCTGGCTAGGCTCGCCCAGTCGACCGAGAACCCAATAGTTGAGTGTTGTGGAATGCGCCTTCCCGGGCACGGGGAGCCAGCCGCCGGGTGTGTGTCTGCCCGGCGGCCAGACCCGCCATTGCCGCGACGCCGACCGAAACAGATCCGTGAGGTGGTCCCCATGACGCGCCCAGACGACGAGTTCCCCCCGCTCGACGTCACTTCGACGCTCAATCTCGGTTCGCTCGACGAAGTGCTGGAGGGTCCGGACACCGATGTGGTGCCGAGCCGGATGTCCGGTTCGTTGCCGCCGGGGATGGCGCTGCTGGTGGTTCGCCGGGGTCCGAATGCGGGTGCCCGGTTCCTGTTGGACCACGATGTGACGACGAGTGGCCGGCACCCGGACAGTGACATCTTCCTGGACGACGTGACGGTGTCGCGGCGGCACGCGGAGTTCCACCGGGACGGTGGGACGTTCACGGTGCGCGACGTGGGCAGTCTGAACGGCACGTACGTGAACCGGGAGCGGGTCGAGGCGGCCACGTTGAGCAATGGTGACGAGGTGCAGATCGGTAAGTTCCGGGTGGTGTTCATCGCCGGTCCGCGTCCGGAGGAGGCCGGCCGGGGGTGAACGAGCCTGCGGCTTCGACGCCTCCCGGGGCGGCGCGTGCGACCCCGCTGATGAGTATCGGCGAGGTGTTGGCGCAGTTGCGGGTGGAGTTCCCGGACGTGACGATCTCGAAGTTGCGGTTTCTGGAGGCCGAGGGCCTGGTGGAGCCGCAGCGGACGCCGGCGGGGTATCGGAAGTACGGCTGGGACGATGTGGCGCGGTTGCGGTTCGTGTTGACCGCGCAGCGGGACCAGTATCTGCCGTTGCGGGTGATCCGTGACCAGTTGGCGGAGTGGGACGCGTCGGGTGCGGGGCCGGGGCGGCAGCGGCCGGCGTTGGTCGCGGTCGGTCCCGGTGGTGAGGTGCCGGGTCGGGAGGTCGCGGAGTCCGCCGAGTCGTCGGAGGTGCGGCTGGGTCGGGCGGATCTGGTGTCCCGCAGTGGCATCGACGAGTCGACGTTGGTGGAGTTGGAGCGGCTCGGTGTGCTGGTGCCGGATCCGGCGGGTTGGTACGACGCGGATGGGTTGATCATCGCGTCGGCGGTGGCGGGTCTGGCGGCGTACGGGTTCCAGCCGCGGCACCTGCGGGGTTACCGGACGGCGGCGGATCGTGAGGTTGGTCTGTTCGCGCAGTTGGTGGCGCCGTTGGCGCGGCAGAGTGATCCGGCGGCGCGGGCGCGGGCGGCGGAGACGGCGCGGGAGTTGGTGGCGTTGTCGCAGCAGTTGCACGCGGCTCTGGTGCGGGTGGGGCTGCGGTCGACGTTGGGTCGTTGAGTGGTGTGGCGTGGGGCCGGGTGTCGTGGGGGCGCCCGGCCCTTCGTCGTGGGTGGGCGCGGAAAGATCTGCTGCGGGGTGCGTGTCGTAGGCTTGCCGGGGTAATCGCGTTTCTGGCGGGGCGTGGTGCACGTAGCGCATGGGACTCTCGTGTCGCGGTCCGTGTACCGTGCAGGCAAGGGCGCGGTGCGTAGGCGACGACGACACGGAGGCGGGCGGTGCGCGAGCTGAGCGTGGTCGGAGTTCGGGTGGAGTTGCCCAGCAACCAGCCGATCGTCCTGCTGCGGGAGGTCGAGGGGGACCGCTATCTGCCGATCTGGATCGGCGCGGTCGAGGCGACGGCGATCGCCTATGAGCAGCAGGGGGTCAAGCCGGCGCGGCCGTTGACGCATGACCTGTTGCGCGATGTGCTGGCGGCGTTGCAGGCGCCGTTGCGGGCGGTGGAGATCACCGAGTTGAAGGAGAACGTCTTCTACGCGGATCTGTTGCTCGGTGACGGGGTGCGGGTGTCCGCGCGGCCGAGTGATTCCATCGCGTTGGCGTTGCGGGTGGGTGCTCCGATTCGTTGTGCGGAGCAGGTCCTCTCCGAGGCGGGGATCGTGATCCCGGACGAGCAGGAGGACGAGGTGGAGAAGTTCCGGGAGTTCCTGGATCAGGTGCGTCCGGAGGACTTCGCGGGTTGAGTGGGGTCCGGGGTCGGTGGCCCTGGTGGTGATCTTCCTGGTGGTGGCGCGGCGTGTCGTGCTGCTTCCTGCGTGGTAAGTCCTGGGGGCCGCTATAGGGTTGCGGTGTCGAGGGGTGCGCGTACGGGGAGACGGCGTGGCACCGCGCGGGCGGGGAGGTTGTCCGGATGCACGAGTCGCGTGATCCTGATCCGGGTTCGGCACAGCAGCAGCCCGAGCCGGTGGTGGACGGTGAGGTGGGTTACCGGGGCGTGACCGCCTGTCCGGCGGTGGGGATCAGTTACCGCCAGTTGGACTACTGGGCGCGCACGGGTCTGGTGGTGCCGAGTGTGCGGGACGCGTCGGGTTCCGGGACGTCGCGCTTGTACTCCTTCCGCGACCTGGTGGTGTTGAAGGTCGTGAAGCGGTTGTTGGACGCCGGGGTGTCGTTGCAGAACATCCGTCGGGCGATCGAGGCGTTGCGGTCGCGTGGGGTGGAGGATCTGGCGGGCATCACGTTGATCTCCGACGGGACGACGGTGTACGAGTGCCGGTCGCCGGAGGAGGTGGTCGACCTGTTGCAGGGCGGCCAGGGGGTGTTCGGTATCGCGATCGGTGGGGCGTTCAAGGAGATCCAGGGTTCGTTGTCGCACCTGCCGGCGGAGCCTGCGGCTGGCCGGGAGCCGGCGGCTGCGCCGGTGGTGGCGGCCGAGTCGGTGGAGCCGGTGGGTGACGAGTTGGCGGCGCGGCGGGCGCGTCGTCGGGCGGGTTGACCCGTCGATATCGGAGTTCCGGTGGACCGCGCCGCGCCCAAAAGGGTACGGGGTGGTCCACTTTTTTCGTGACGGCACGTGTCCGGGATGGGTGGCGGGGTCGGCGGTCGGTGGCGCGGCCGGGTGTTCGGCGTATGTGCGCAGGTCGCGACGGGGTCGGGGGCTTGTCCGAAAAGGAATGCGGGCGGGTCCGGCAGGAGGCCTTTTCCACGCAGTGTGGTGGTGTGATCGCGTCGTGCCATCGGGTGGCGGCGCGGCGTTGACTGTCCGTAGTTGACAGTTGTCGGGAATCGGATAGGGCCGGGGTGAGCCGTCGTCGCGGAGGCGCTATGGTCCCCTTCGGTCGCTTGCGCGTGACGTTGCTGCGGACCGCGGTGTGTCGCGTGCCGGCTGCCGGTGCCCCTTTCGCGCGGCTGTGTCCGCGTGACCCCTCACCCCGAGAGGAACCACCCATGACGGTCACCGAAGAGACCACCCCGATCTCCCACTACGAGCGCATCGGCGGCGCCGCGGCGGTGAAGGCGGCGGTGGAGCTGTTCTACGACAAGGTGCTGGCCGACCCGGAGCTGGCCGGCTACTTCACCGCGGTGGACATGCCCGAGCAGCGCCGGCACCTGGCGCTGATGCTGGCCGTGGTGCTGGGGGGCCCGAACGAGTACGCCGGCCGCGGGCTGGCCGAGGCGCACCAGCCGCTGAACATCCCGCCGGCGCACTACGCGCTGGTGGGTGAGCACCTGACGGCGACGCTGACCGAGTTGGGCGTGCCGGCCGACGTCATCGCCGACGTGCAGGTCGTGCTGGGTCAGGTGCGTGACCAGGTCGTGTCGGCGGGGATCGCCTGAGCGTGGACGCGGCACGGTTGAAGCAGAGCTGGTCCCTGGTCGCGGCGCACGGCGACCAGGTGCCGCTCTACTTCTACTCCACGTTGTTCCTGGCCCATCCCGAGACGCGGCAGATGTTCCCCACGAACATGGCCGGTCAGCGGGACCGCCTGGTGACCGCGTTGGGGCACATCGTGTCCCACGTGGACCAGGTGGAGCGTCTCGTCGGGTTCCTGCAGGAGCTCGGCGCCGATCACCGGAAGTTCGCGGTGCGCGCGGAGCACTATCCGGCGGTCGGTGAGGCGTTGCTGGCCACGCTGCGGCATTTCCTCGGTGAGGTGTGGACCGAGGACCTGGCCGCGGAGTGGGCGGCGGCGTACGGGCTGGTGTCGAAGGTGATGGTCGAGTCGGCGCAGGCGGCGGAGTCGGTGTCGCCGCCGTGGTGGGTGGCGGAGATCCTCGCCCACGAGCGGCGCACGTTCGACGTGGCGGTGCTGACGGTGCGCCCGCAGTACCTGCTGCCGTTCACCCCGGGCCAGTCGGTCGGGGTGTCGCATCCGTCGGTGCGGTCGTGGCGGTACTACTCGCCGGCGAACGCGCCCCGCCCGGACGGGACGCTGGAGCTGCACGTGCGGGCGACACCGGGTGGTGTGGTGTCGTCGCGGCTGGTGTACGGGTGCGCGGTCGGTGACCAGATCCATCTGGCGTCGCCGGTGGGGGACCGGTTGACGTTGTGGCCGGCGGGGTCGGCGGATCTGCTGCTGTTGGCCGCCGGGACCGGCTGGGCGCCGGTGAAGGCCCTCGTCGAGCAGGTCGCGGCGGAGAACTCGGGCCGGCGGGTGGACCTGTACGTGGGAGCCCGCTCGCGGTCGGAGTTCTACGACGCGGAGTCGATCGACAAGATGGCCGCGTCGTACCCGTGGTTGACGGTGACGTACGTGGTCGGCGCGGATCCGCTGCGGCCGGGCGAGGTCGTCCAGGTCGCGGACCGGGCGTTGGCCGACGGTGACTGGCGGGCCCGGCACGTGTTCGTGTGCGGGTCAGACGAGATGGTGGGCCACTCGGTGTCGGCGTTGACCCGGGCCGGCTACCAGGCCGGTCAGCTGCACCACGAGGGTTTCGGCAAGTACTGGTACGGGCCGACCTGGCGGACGGCGACCGCCCCTGACGATCTCGGAGGTGTCCGGTGAGCGCGACCCCGATCAGCAGGTACGAGAGTGGACAGTTCTCCGGCGCGGTGCAGGTGCGCCTGACGTCGGACCGGGTGCGGCGGTGGGAGTTCGGCAGCGCGTCGTTCACCCGCCGCGGCTACGACCACGCCGACGTGGACCGGTTCAAGGTGCAGGTCGCCGACGAGATGGACCTGCTGGCCACGCAGGTGGCGAACCTGCGCGCGGAGGTCGAGCGGCTGCAGGACCAGTTGGAGCTGCACCGGCACGGGGTGCTGCCGAGCACCGACCCGAAGGCGGTGCTGCCGGCGGCGAAGGAGGTCAACCTGCTGTCGGCGGCGCAGCGGGAGGCGGAGCAGATCATCGCGCAGGCGCACGACTACGCCCGCCGGGTCGCCGAGTACGCGCAGGTGCAGTACGAGGCGTACATGCGGGCGGCCGCCGAGGAGGCCAAGCAGGAGGCCGAGCGGGCGGTCGCGCAGTACCGCAGCAGCGCGGGGGCGAACTTCGACGATTCGGTGGCGACCCGGGAGGCGTTGCGGATCTTCGGCGAGATGATGATGTCGCACATGCGGGCGGCGGCGCGGCACCTGGACGACGGCAGTGAGCAGTTGGCGCGCACGATGGAGCGCCTCGCCCGGGAGAGCGCCCCGGTGGGGGCCGGTCCGTCGCAGGCCGCCCTGCCCCGGCACCACCGCTGAGTGCGGCGGCGCGGCCCGTCCGGTGTGCGCCGGGCGGGCCGCGCCGCTCGCGGCTCAGTCGGTGAGCGCGGCGATCGCGTCGGCGATGGGGGTCTCCCCGCCGACGAGTTCCAGGGTCAGTCCGGCGGTGGCGGGGGCGTACAGCAGGGCGAGCAGCACCCGGGCCACGTCGGCGCGGGTGACCGGGCCGGGTTCGACGTGGCGGGCGAGGCTGATCCGCCCGACGGGCTCGTCGTCGGTGAGCCGTCCGGGCCGCAGCACGGTCACGTCGAGGTCGCGGCCGGTGACGTCCTGCTCGGCGGCCTTCTTCGCGCTCAGGTAGGCCGCCCACACGTCGTCGCTGCCGGCGGCGGGTGCGGCGTCCACGCCCATCGACGAGACGAGCAGGTAGCGGCGGACGCCGGCGCGGTGGGCGGCGTCGGCGAGCAGCACGGCGGCGGCCCGGTCGACGCTGTCCTTGCGGGCCGCGCCGCTGCCGGGGCCGGCGCCGGCGGCGAACACCACCGCGTCGGCGTCGGTGAGGTGCCCGGCGACGGTGTCGACGTCGGTGTGTTCCAGGTCGCACACGACGGGTTCGGCGCCGGTGGCGCGCAGCGCGGCCGCGTGGTCGGGGTTGCGGATCAGTCCGACGGCGGTGTCGCCGCGTCCGGCGAGTTCCCGTTCCAGCAGTTTGGCGATCTTGCCGTGTCCTCCGGCGATGACGACGCGCATACCCCTCAACCTAGTCGTGCCGGGCCGTCGGGGCCGGGGGATCGCCGCCGGGGGTGGGCGGTGGGCGGGCGGCGAGGCAGCATGGACGGGTGACGCAGACGTTCGAGCGGGTGAGCCGGCTGGTGGGGGCCGGGGGTGTGGTGGTGCTCAGCGGGGCCGGGTTGTCCACCGAGTCGGGCATCCCGGACTACCGGGGGCCCAGCGGCGCGGCGCGCCGGCACACCCCGATGACCTTCCAGGCGTTCACCCGTGACCCGGTGGCCCGGCGGCGCTACTGGGCGCGCAGCCACCTGGGTTGGCGCATGATCGCCCGGGCGGCGCCCAACGACGGGCACCGGGCGGTGGCGCGGTTGCAGGCCGCCGGTCTGCTCGACGGGATCATCACGCAGAACGTCGACGGCCTGCACGCCGCCGCCGGCGCCACCGGGGTGATCGAGCTGCACGGCCGCCTCGACGAGGTCACCTGCCTGGACTGCGGCAACCTGACCTCCCGCGACGAGTTGGACCGGCGGCTGCGCGAGGCGAACCCGGGTTTCGACGCGCAGGTGGCCCGGGTCAACCCCGACGGGG
This genomic window contains:
- the ftsR gene encoding transcriptional regulator FtsR; the encoded protein is MSIGEVLAQLRVEFPDVTISKLRFLEAEGLVEPQRTPAGYRKYGWDDVARLRFVLTAQRDQYLPLRVIRDQLAEWDASGAGPGRQRPALVAVGPGGEVPGREVAESAESSEVRLGRADLVSRSGIDESTLVELERLGVLVPDPAGWYDADGLIIASAVAGLAAYGFQPRHLRGYRTAADREVGLFAQLVAPLARQSDPAARARAAETARELVALSQQLHAALVRVGLRSTLGR
- a CDS encoding bifunctional nuclease family protein encodes the protein MRELSVVGVRVELPSNQPIVLLREVEGDRYLPIWIGAVEATAIAYEQQGVKPARPLTHDLLRDVLAALQAPLRAVEITELKENVFYADLLLGDGVRVSARPSDSIALALRVGAPIRCAEQVLSEAGIVIPDEQEDEVEKFREFLDQVRPEDFAG
- a CDS encoding MerR family transcriptional regulator yields the protein MHESRDPDPGSAQQQPEPVVDGEVGYRGVTACPAVGISYRQLDYWARTGLVVPSVRDASGSGTSRLYSFRDLVVLKVVKRLLDAGVSLQNIRRAIEALRSRGVEDLAGITLISDGTTVYECRSPEEVVDLLQGGQGVFGIAIGGAFKEIQGSLSHLPAEPAAGREPAAAPVVAAESVEPVGDELAARRARRRAG
- a CDS encoding group I truncated hemoglobin, whose translation is MTVTEETTPISHYERIGGAAAVKAAVELFYDKVLADPELAGYFTAVDMPEQRRHLALMLAVVLGGPNEYAGRGLAEAHQPLNIPPAHYALVGEHLTATLTELGVPADVIADVQVVLGQVRDQVVSAGIA
- a CDS encoding globin domain-containing protein; protein product: MDAARLKQSWSLVAAHGDQVPLYFYSTLFLAHPETRQMFPTNMAGQRDRLVTALGHIVSHVDQVERLVGFLQELGADHRKFAVRAEHYPAVGEALLATLRHFLGEVWTEDLAAEWAAAYGLVSKVMVESAQAAESVSPPWWVAEILAHERRTFDVAVLTVRPQYLLPFTPGQSVGVSHPSVRSWRYYSPANAPRPDGTLELHVRATPGGVVSSRLVYGCAVGDQIHLASPVGDRLTLWPAGSADLLLLAAGTGWAPVKALVEQVAAENSGRRVDLYVGARSRSEFYDAESIDKMAASYPWLTVTYVVGADPLRPGEVVQVADRALADGDWRARHVFVCGSDEMVGHSVSALTRAGYQAGQLHHEGFGKYWYGPTWRTATAPDDLGGVR
- a CDS encoding DivIVA domain-containing protein; this encodes MSATPISRYESGQFSGAVQVRLTSDRVRRWEFGSASFTRRGYDHADVDRFKVQVADEMDLLATQVANLRAEVERLQDQLELHRHGVLPSTDPKAVLPAAKEVNLLSAAQREAEQIIAQAHDYARRVAEYAQVQYEAYMRAAAEEAKQEAERAVAQYRSSAGANFDDSVATREALRIFGEMMMSHMRAAARHLDDGSEQLARTMERLARESAPVGAGPSQAALPRHHR
- a CDS encoding NAD(P)H-binding protein, translating into MRVVIAGGHGKIAKLLERELAGRGDTAVGLIRNPDHAAALRATGAEPVVCDLEHTDVDTVAGHLTDADAVVFAAGAGPGSGAARKDSVDRAAAVLLADAAHRAGVRRYLLVSSMGVDAAPAAGSDDVWAAYLSAKKAAEQDVTGRDLDVTVLRPGRLTDDEPVGRISLARHVEPGPVTRADVARVLLALLYAPATAGLTLELVGGETPIADAIAALTD
- a CDS encoding NAD-dependent protein deacetylase gives rise to the protein MTQTFERVSRLVGAGGVVVLSGAGLSTESGIPDYRGPSGAARRHTPMTFQAFTRDPVARRRYWARSHLGWRMIARAAPNDGHRAVARLQAAGLLDGIITQNVDGLHAAAGATGVIELHGRLDEVTCLDCGNLTSRDELDRRLREANPGFDAQVARVNPDGDVDLPDAAVAGFRTVDCGICGTGMLKPDVVFFGESVPAPRVADCFALVERARALLVLGSSLTVMSGRRFVIRAAKRGIPVAIVNQGPTRGDGHATVTLDAPLGPTLTALAGRVAPAPAPPVVAGVTPLGAQPTAV